The Shumkonia mesophila genomic sequence GAACTGGCCGCAGGCCGCCGCACCGAGCACCGCCGCACCAAGCGTCACGACATCCTCGTCCGCGGCAAGCTGGATGTCGCAGCCGGTGACGTTTGCGTATTCGCGCACCCACAGCGGGTTTTTCGTCGCACCGCCGCACAGGGATAAATGGGAAATCCGGTGGCCCGCCTCGCGCATCGCGTCGATCACGTGCCGCGTTCCATAAGCGACTGCCTGGAGGGTCGCCAAATACAGCCGCGCCAGGGCGTCGGCGCCCTCTTCCAGCGTCAATCCGTAGATGGCCCCGAGTGCTCGAGGATTGGCGCGCGGGGAGCGATTTCCGTGGTGATCGCCCAGCACGTGGAGCCGCCGCGTCGGAAACGGCTCGCGCCGCTCGAGATCGGCGGTCCATTCGTTGAGCACGGCATAGACGCTGCATTCGCGCCGCGCCGCCTCGGCCTGCAAGGCCGGCCACGCGTCGCCCTGGCGGATCGTCCATTCGACAAGCGCGCCGGCAGCGCTTTGACCGCCTTCGTTCAGCCACCAGTCGGGAAGCATCGCCTCCCAATAAGGGCCCCACACGCCGGGAACCGGTATCGGTTGGCGGCTGACGATCATGTGACAGTTGGATGTGCCGCTGATCACCGCCAGGCGGCCATCCGGATGTCCGCCGACGAGCGCCAGTCCGCCTGCGTGGGCATCGATGATTCCACTGGCGACGACGACATCCGTCGTCAACCCGCATCGCTCGGCCGTTTCCGCAGTGATGTGACCAGCCTTTTCCCCCAGTTTCAGTACGGTTTGCGGGATCTTGGTCAGGACATCCGTCAATCCAACCGCGCTCAGAAGCATCTCGCTGAAGCGGCCTTCATGGGCGAGATAGTTCCATTTGCATGTCAGGGCGCATCCCCCCGCCACGTCCCTGCCGGTGGCGCGCCAAACCAGATAGTCGGCCAGATCGAAGAACCGCCACGTTCGGAGGTAACGTTCCGGGAGCCGGCGCTTGAGCCAAAGGATCTTGGGCAGTTCCATCTCGACGCTGACCTGGCCGCCGACGTAACGCAGAGCGTCGTCATTCGTGGCGTTGATCTCGGCCTGCTCTTCGCCGGCACGATGGTCCATCCACATGATGATGTCGTGCTCGGGCTCAGCGGTTTCGGAGACCGAGACGCCTCGCCCCCTTTCGTCGACCGCGACCAGCGAACAGGTGGCATCGTATCCCAGGGCACGAACCTGCTCTGCACCGATGCCGGCCCGCGCCACCGCCTCTTTTACGGCCCCGCAGGCACGCTCCCAGATTTCGGATGACGACTGCTCGACGAAATCGGCCCGCGGGCGATGCTGGCTGATGGGACGGGTCGCGAAACCGACCCGATTTCCCGCCGCATCGAAGACCCCGGCCCGCACGCTCGCCGAGCCGACATCGACCCCGATGAAATACTCGTTTCGTGCCATGTTCGACCTCTTCCGCTCGTGAAGGCACCACGCGCCGGTTCCCCGACACGTCCCCGGCCGCGATGCCGCGCCGGGGACGCAAGCGCCGAGGAACTGTCGGATGAGCGTCCGCCGTTTCCGATGCCCCCCCGCAACGCAGGGGACATCCGCGAAACGGATGAGCCTTAGGAAACGGCCCGGGCGGCTTCGAAGGCCTTCTGGCATCCCTGGTTCAGGAACATGACGTCATTGCCCATGATGATCATGTCCACGCCTTTGGCGGCCAACTTGGCCGCATTCTCAGCCGTCGGCGGAATGCAGGGAGCCATCACCTTGATGCCGCGCGCGTGACATTTCTCGATCAGCTCGTCGAGACGATCGTTCACCTCCGGATTGGACATGGAGTAGTCGATGGGAATCAGACGGGAAAGCGAATAGTCGGCCGGCCCGTAATTGATGACGTCGATGCCTTCGACCGCAAGAATTTCGTCGATATTGTCGAAGAATTCGTAGCTTTCTGCCATCGGAATGACCAGGGTATTCTTGTTGGCATTCTCGGTATAGCTCGACCATTTGAAGCCGGGCCCGCCGAAACCGGCGGAACGAACCGACCCATCGCCGCCCCGGCGCCCTTGCGGCGGAAACTTCGCAGCCCGGACGATGGCGCGAACCTGATCGGCGGTGTTGACCTGAGGAATGATGACGCCGTCCGCGCCCAGTTCGAGCGATTTGCGGATATCCCATTCGATCGTACCGCGCACGCGGACAAGAGGCGAAATACCGGATATCTTCGCCGAAAGGATGAGCTTCTCCATCGCGCCATCGATTTGAAAAGCGGTATGCTCTGCATCGATGAATGCGAAGTCCAACCCCCAGTTTCCGGCGATCTCGACAACGGAGCTTGTACACGTATACATGGTGATACCGAACGTCGGCTTGCCGCTCCCAAGCTTTTCTTTAATGCCTTTCTTCTGCTCAGTCATGGAACGACCTCCAATACATGATGAATTTATTCAACATTTATAAACACCCCGCCGAAGGGCGAGGAAGACGCCTACGGTTGGTTTCGCCCGTTATCGCGTACCCATCCCGGAAAGGCGCGTCAGGAAATTGGGCCCGGGCACTATTTTCCCCTTTCCTTCCGGCGGTTTTCCTCGTTCAACGCCGTCTGGAGATAGCCCGCGCTACCATCGATCTGCCGCTTCATCGCCGCCTTCGCGCCGACGGCGTCGTGTGTTTTGATCAGTTGATAGATTTCCTCGTGCTCGGCATAGGCATCATCCAACGTCTTCCTGGGAACCCGGCTGGCGACGCGAATGACCCCCACGATCAAGGTAAAGAGATTGTCGTAGAAGACATTCAGGATCTCGTTTCCCACCGAATGGACCAAGCCGAGGTGGAATGCCGCGTCGAAATTATCGAAGCTGCCGATGTCTCCCTGGTCGGCGGCACGCCGCATGTTTTGCACGGCGTCCTCCACCTCCTGGTTGATCGCGATGTTCTCCTCGCAAAGCCGCCCGACGACTTCGACCTCGATAATCCGCCGCACATCCATCAACTGAACGAGATAGTCCGGCTGCTGCGAGAACAGCCGCCGCACGGTCACCGCCAGAGTGCCCAGGAACTCGCCAATGTCGTCCCGAACGACGATGGCTCTTTCACCATGCCTGCGCCGGAGCAGGCCCTTGGTTTCCAGGACATGCAGCGCCTCGCGGACGGACCGCAGGCTGATGCCGAACGCCTTGGCGATTTCGGCTTCCGAAGGCAACCGATCGCCGATTTCGATCTGGCCGGACAGGATCGCGGACTCGAAGGACTCGACGACGCGCACGTAAAGCTTGCTGCGCTCCGTCACGCCACCGACGCTCGCGTTGACCAGCCTCTTAAGCGTTTCTTGATCTGGAGATAAGCTCACGGGTCTTCTCTCTGTTTGCTGCGGGGCCCATCATCCGCGCTATTTCCCCGACTCGACGCTGGCGGAAAGAAAATTGCGCAGATCTTCCGTTTTCGGACTGGCAAAAAATTCTTTTGACGGCCCACTTTCCCATATCTTGCCTTCATGCATGAAAATCGTCGTATTAGCCACTCTCTGGGCAAATCCCATTTCGTGGGTGACCAAGATCATGGTCATGCCGCCCTGCGCCAATTCGGCCACGGTCCTGAGCACCTCGCCGGTGAGTTCGGGGTCAAGCGCCGAGGTGACTTCGTCGAAAAGGATCACCTTCGGCTTCATCGCCAACGAACGGGCGATGGCGACGCGCTGCTGCTGCCCCCCGGAAAGTTCGTCGGGATAGGACCATTTCTTGTCGAGCAGGCCGACCCGTTTCAAGGACGCGTCCACCAAAGGATCGATTTCCGCCTTTTTCATCTTCTTCACCACGCGGGGCGCAAGCGCGATGTTTTCGGCGATCGTCAGGTGCGGAAACAGGTTGTAGCTTTGGAAGACCATGCCGACATCCTGGCGCAGCGCGCGAAGATCCTTGCTTTGCGCGGTGATCCTATGGTCGCCGATGATGATCTCGCCTTCCTGAATGTGCTCAAGGCCGTTGATGCACCGCAACATGGTGCTTTTGCCGGACCCGCTGCGCCCGATCAGCGCCACGACTTCGCCTTCCTCGACAGTGAACGAGACGCCGTTCAGCACGCACAGGGTGCTGAACACCTTTTTGACGTCTTTAACCTGCACGGCGGGCATTCTCTCCTCCACTTAGTTTTTGGCTGAGCAGCGACAGCGGGTAGCACATGACAAAATAGATCGCGGCGACCGTGAGAAAGACGCGGAATGGTTGAAA encodes the following:
- a CDS encoding FadR/GntR family transcriptional regulator; the encoded protein is MSLSPDQETLKRLVNASVGGVTERSKLYVRVVESFESAILSGQIEIGDRLPSEAEIAKAFGISLRSVREALHVLETKGLLRRRHGERAIVVRDDIGEFLGTLAVTVRRLFSQQPDYLVQLMDVRRIIEVEVVGRLCEENIAINQEVEDAVQNMRRAADQGDIGSFDNFDAAFHLGLVHSVGNEILNVFYDNLFTLIVGVIRVASRVPRKTLDDAYAEHEEIYQLIKTHDAVGAKAAMKRQIDGSAGYLQTALNEENRRKERGK
- a CDS encoding amino acid ABC transporter ATP-binding protein encodes the protein MPAVQVKDVKKVFSTLCVLNGVSFTVEEGEVVALIGRSGSGKSTMLRCINGLEHIQEGEIIIGDHRITAQSKDLRALRQDVGMVFQSYNLFPHLTIAENIALAPRVVKKMKKAEIDPLVDASLKRVGLLDKKWSYPDELSGGQQQRVAIARSLAMKPKVILFDEVTSALDPELTGEVLRTVAELAQGGMTMILVTHEMGFAQRVANTTIFMHEGKIWESGPSKEFFASPKTEDLRNFLSASVESGK
- a CDS encoding HpcH/HpaI aldolase family protein, with the translated sequence MTEQKKGIKEKLGSGKPTFGITMYTCTSSVVEIAGNWGLDFAFIDAEHTAFQIDGAMEKLILSAKISGISPLVRVRGTIEWDIRKSLELGADGVIIPQVNTADQVRAIVRAAKFPPQGRRGGDGSVRSAGFGGPGFKWSSYTENANKNTLVIPMAESYEFFDNIDEILAVEGIDVINYGPADYSLSRLIPIDYSMSNPEVNDRLDELIEKCHARGIKVMAPCIPPTAENAAKLAAKGVDMIIMGNDVMFLNQGCQKAFEAARAVS
- a CDS encoding FGGY-family carbohydrate kinase, producing MARNEYFIGVDVGSASVRAGVFDAAGNRVGFATRPISQHRPRADFVEQSSSEIWERACGAVKEAVARAGIGAEQVRALGYDATCSLVAVDERGRGVSVSETAEPEHDIIMWMDHRAGEEQAEINATNDDALRYVGGQVSVEMELPKILWLKRRLPERYLRTWRFFDLADYLVWRATGRDVAGGCALTCKWNYLAHEGRFSEMLLSAVGLTDVLTKIPQTVLKLGEKAGHITAETAERCGLTTDVVVASGIIDAHAGGLALVGGHPDGRLAVISGTSNCHMIVSRQPIPVPGVWGPYWEAMLPDWWLNEGGQSAAGALVEWTIRQGDAWPALQAEAARRECSVYAVLNEWTADLERREPFPTRRLHVLGDHHGNRSPRANPRALGAIYGLTLEEGADALARLYLATLQAVAYGTRHVIDAMREAGHRISHLSLCGGATKNPLWVREYANVTGCDIQLAADEDVVTLGAAVLGAAACGQFASLPEAAAAMAHSGGTVAADPSCRAFHDAKYRVYLQMYDDLQRAEREMRCVY